Proteins encoded together in one Laspinema palackyanum D2c window:
- the mnmA gene encoding tRNA 2-thiouridine(34) synthase MnmA has product MSKVVVGLSGGVDSSTAAAILHHQGYEVIGLTLWLMKGKGQCCSEGMVDAASLCEELDIPHHIVDTRQLFQEKIVDYLVAGYSAGFTPLPCSQCNRAVKFGPMLSYAQEELGVDKIATGHYARVNYNEETGRYELLRAVDRNKDQSYFLYDLTQKLLAGCMFPLGEITKTETRRIAAEYGLQTAEKPESQDLCLVEAHGSMQTFLEQYIQPQKGEIVDVEGKVLGQHDGIHRYTIGQRKGIGVAAAEPLYVVALDAVKNRVIVGDRESATEPSFTVDRVNWVSIAPPTAPIRAEVQIRYRTSPVPVTVIPEDRGHRAKLVFDEPQFGVTPGQAAVWYDGDRVLGGGIIEQLS; this is encoded by the coding sequence ATGAGCAAAGTCGTCGTTGGCCTCTCAGGCGGAGTGGATAGTTCTACCGCAGCCGCCATCCTACATCATCAAGGATATGAAGTGATTGGTCTTACCCTGTGGTTAATGAAGGGGAAAGGTCAATGCTGCTCTGAGGGGATGGTCGATGCTGCCTCGCTTTGTGAAGAGTTGGACATTCCCCATCACATCGTCGATACTCGCCAGTTATTTCAAGAAAAAATTGTCGATTACTTAGTGGCGGGATATAGTGCCGGGTTTACCCCGTTACCCTGTTCCCAGTGCAATCGGGCGGTGAAATTTGGCCCGATGTTAAGTTATGCCCAAGAAGAACTCGGGGTTGACAAAATTGCCACGGGACACTATGCCCGAGTCAACTATAACGAAGAGACCGGACGATATGAATTACTGCGGGCCGTCGATCGCAATAAAGATCAATCTTACTTTTTGTACGACTTAACCCAAAAATTGCTGGCGGGATGTATGTTTCCCTTGGGTGAAATCACCAAGACAGAAACCAGGCGGATTGCGGCGGAATATGGACTGCAAACGGCTGAAAAGCCGGAAAGTCAAGACTTATGCTTGGTGGAAGCCCACGGGTCAATGCAGACCTTTTTGGAACAGTACATTCAGCCCCAAAAAGGGGAGATTGTAGATGTTGAGGGGAAGGTCCTCGGACAGCATGACGGCATCCATCGCTACACCATTGGACAGCGCAAAGGGATCGGGGTTGCGGCAGCGGAACCCTTATATGTGGTGGCATTGGATGCGGTGAAGAATCGGGTGATTGTCGGCGATCGCGAGTCAGCAACAGAACCAAGTTTCACCGTAGATCGGGTCAATTGGGTGTCGATCGCCCCTCCCACTGCACCGATTCGGGCAGAAGTGCAGATTCGGTATCGAACCTCGCCTGTTCCGGTGACGGTGATTCCTGAAGATCGGGGACATCGCGCCAAACTGGTGTTTGACGAACCACAGTTTGGGGTAACCCCGGGACAAGCAGCAGTTTGGTACGACGGCGATCGCGTCCTCGGTGGTGGGATTATCGAACAGTTATCCTAG
- a CDS encoding NAD(P)H-hydrate dehydratase: protein MLPQQNRQNQINQFIVTSSQMSAIEERIFAAGMPVAALMEKVAQAIFKRLVALYPRPGVQRVGVLVGPGHNGGDALVVARELHFSGYDVLIYRPLSKSKELTEKHGEYVASLGVEFFDQIEPLLNCDLIVDGLFGFGLERSISGEIAPGIDRVNEQFQPVISIDLPSGLHTDTGAVLGTAIQANHTFCLGLWKLGLFHDQALAYVGKAELIDFDIPLADIHAVLGDRNPIHRITSAEALAHLPLPRPQLTHKYKEGHLLAICGSQRYMGAALLCGLGAKASGVGMLTIAVPKSLKPYMSQQLADALIVGCPETASGAIAHLPDSIDLSSFGAISCGCGLTPDAMAVVQAVLESDRPLILDADGLNALAQLGTIPTLSQRDAFTLLTPHPGEFKRLFPEVEGEAEDGVRAVRRASEQSGAVVMLKQARTAIGYPDGSVWINPESTPALARGGSGDVLTGLSSGLIAQAIARKIPIEPLVQTAVWWHAQAAISAATIRTELGVDPVTLSEYLLTVLPQFLRSGN from the coding sequence GTGTTACCACAACAAAACCGCCAAAACCAGATTAATCAATTCATCGTGACTTCATCGCAAATGAGCGCAATTGAAGAGCGAATCTTTGCCGCAGGAATGCCGGTGGCTGCATTGATGGAAAAGGTTGCCCAAGCTATTTTTAAGCGCTTGGTTGCCCTCTATCCTCGTCCCGGAGTCCAACGAGTTGGAGTTTTGGTAGGTCCGGGTCACAATGGCGGGGATGCTTTGGTGGTCGCCCGAGAGTTACATTTTTCCGGATATGATGTGCTGATTTATCGACCCCTTTCTAAAAGTAAGGAGTTGACCGAGAAGCATGGGGAATATGTGGCGAGTTTGGGGGTGGAGTTTTTTGACCAAATCGAACCCCTCCTAAATTGCGATTTGATTGTGGATGGATTATTTGGATTCGGATTAGAACGGTCAATTTCTGGAGAGATTGCTCCGGGAATTGACCGAGTAAATGAACAGTTTCAACCCGTAATTAGTATTGATTTACCCTCGGGGTTGCATACGGATACGGGAGCAGTTTTAGGAACAGCAATTCAGGCGAATCATACTTTTTGTTTGGGATTATGGAAGTTAGGACTATTTCATGATCAAGCGTTGGCTTATGTGGGGAAGGCGGAATTAATTGATTTTGATATTCCTTTGGCAGATATTCACGCAGTGTTAGGCGATCGCAATCCTATCCACCGAATTACCTCAGCGGAGGCCCTCGCCCATCTCCCCCTTCCCCGTCCACAATTGACCCACAAGTATAAGGAAGGACATCTCCTGGCAATCTGTGGTTCTCAACGCTATATGGGTGCGGCCCTATTATGCGGATTGGGCGCGAAGGCATCGGGGGTGGGAATGTTGACGATCGCCGTTCCTAAATCGCTCAAACCTTACATGAGTCAGCAATTAGCCGATGCGTTGATTGTCGGATGTCCCGAAACTGCATCCGGGGCGATCGCCCATTTGCCCGATAGTATCGACTTGAGTTCCTTTGGTGCGATCTCCTGTGGCTGTGGTTTGACCCCGGATGCAATGGCAGTAGTCCAAGCCGTCTTAGAAAGCGATCGGCCCTTGATTTTAGATGCCGATGGATTAAATGCTTTGGCGCAATTGGGGACCATTCCCACTCTCTCCCAACGAGACGCCTTTACCCTGTTGACTCCCCATCCCGGAGAATTTAAGCGTCTGTTTCCCGAGGTTGAAGGAGAAGCGGAGGATGGGGTGCGGGCTGTACGTCGGGCTTCTGAGCAAAGTGGGGCGGTGGTGATGCTCAAACAAGCCAGAACGGCGATCGGCTATCCCGATGGATCGGTTTGGATTAACCCAGAAAGCACCCCGGCATTGGCGCGAGGTGGGAGTGGAGATGTCTTAACCGGGTTATCTAGCGGATTAATTGCTCAGGCGATCGCCCGGAAAATTCCCATAGAACCCCTCGTGCAAACCGCAGTCTGGTGGCACGCCCAAGCGGCCATTTCCGCTGCCACGATTCGCACGGAATTAGGGGTAGATCCAGTGACGTTAAGCGAGTATTTACTAACGGTTTTACCCCAGTTCCTGCGATCGGGCAATTAG